A region from the Lysobacter sp. BMK333-48F3 genome encodes:
- a CDS encoding glutathione S-transferase family protein, whose translation MKIYWIRTQAPRRVLALAKHLRLEVELVEKDLMAGELQAADYAALNPNRKAPLLVDGDYALWESSAIMAYLCRRAGSELWPSRADEQIEVLRWLSWNDQHWDPTVSPFYFERVVKPQFGIGEPDLDLLAASEAALHRYARVLDDHLTGRRHLACGRLTIADFQAASMACDWRQAQMPLHDYPHLLAWLEGLMALPAWAEPWPQAA comes from the coding sequence ATGAAGATCTATTGGATCCGCACCCAGGCCCCGCGCCGCGTCCTCGCCCTGGCCAAGCATCTGCGCCTGGAGGTCGAGCTGGTCGAAAAGGACTTGATGGCGGGCGAACTGCAGGCCGCCGACTACGCCGCGCTCAATCCCAACCGCAAGGCGCCTTTGTTGGTCGACGGCGACTACGCGCTGTGGGAGTCGTCGGCGATCATGGCCTACCTGTGCCGGCGCGCCGGCTCCGAGTTGTGGCCGAGCCGAGCGGACGAACAGATCGAAGTGCTGCGCTGGCTGTCGTGGAACGATCAGCATTGGGACCCGACGGTGTCGCCGTTCTACTTCGAACGCGTGGTCAAACCGCAGTTCGGCATCGGCGAACCGGACCTGGATCTGCTGGCCGCCAGCGAAGCCGCGCTGCACCGCTACGCGCGCGTGCTCGACGATCATCTGACCGGCCGTCGCCATCTCGCCTGCGGCCGCCTGACCATCGCCGACTTCCAGGCCGCGTCGATGGCCTGCGACTGGCGCCAGGCGCAGATGCCTTTGCACGACTACCCGCACCTGCTGGCCTGGCTGGAGGGCCTGATGGCGCTGCCGGCCTGGGCCGAGCCCTGGCCGCAGGCGGCGTGA
- a CDS encoding polysaccharide biosynthesis/export family protein, with amino-acid sequence MRKLSVGMALLAAIGLNGCMWAPGQHMSPNQLLRGDALQADEVELVPINAQLVASERASADTAAVPAELLDYQPEAYRIGAGDTLYITIWDHPELTSPAGNQQQPAANGRLVRPDGTLFYPYVGVIQARGKTIEELRSLITQRIAAVVESPQVDVTVIDYGSQQVTLQGAFVKTERQRITATPLTLAQAIGSATIDPLRADLSGLVLTRDGHQYPLDLDALNRTSVAPDIYLKAGDHIYLPYNDRKEVYVVGEVVRPAAIGFKTTDMSLSQVLGRAGGLNPLTANGDAVYVIRGGSQDLREQPAKIYHLAAKSPATFALASQFSVRPGDVVFVGPAGVTRWNRFVNQLLPFSNILNNSANTQDLLER; translated from the coding sequence ATGAGAAAGCTTTCAGTTGGCATGGCGCTGTTGGCCGCCATCGGACTCAACGGCTGCATGTGGGCGCCGGGCCAGCACATGAGCCCGAACCAACTGCTGCGCGGCGACGCGTTGCAGGCAGACGAGGTCGAACTGGTGCCGATCAACGCCCAGTTGGTCGCCAGCGAGCGCGCCTCGGCGGATACCGCGGCGGTGCCGGCGGAGCTGCTCGACTACCAGCCCGAGGCCTACCGGATCGGCGCCGGCGACACTCTGTACATCACCATCTGGGACCATCCCGAGCTGACCTCGCCGGCCGGCAACCAGCAGCAGCCGGCCGCCAACGGCCGCCTGGTGCGCCCGGACGGCACCCTGTTCTATCCCTACGTCGGCGTGATCCAGGCGCGCGGCAAGACCATCGAGGAGCTGCGCTCGCTGATCACCCAGCGGATCGCGGCGGTGGTCGAATCGCCGCAGGTCGACGTCACCGTGATCGACTACGGCAGCCAGCAGGTGACCCTGCAGGGCGCGTTCGTGAAGACCGAGCGCCAGCGCATCACCGCCACGCCGCTGACCCTGGCCCAGGCGATCGGCTCGGCGACGATCGACCCGTTGCGCGCCGACCTGTCCGGCCTGGTGCTGACCCGCGACGGCCACCAGTACCCGCTCGACCTGGACGCGCTCAACCGCACCTCGGTCGCGCCGGACATCTACCTCAAGGCCGGCGACCACATCTATCTGCCCTACAACGACCGCAAGGAAGTCTATGTGGTCGGCGAAGTGGTGCGCCCGGCGGCGATCGGCTTCAAGACCACCGACATGAGCCTGAGCCAGGTGCTCGGCCGCGCCGGCGGGCTCAACCCGCTGACCGCCAACGGCGACGCGGTGTACGTGATCCGCGGCGGCAGCCAGGACCTGCGCGAGCAGCCGGCCAAGATCTACCACCTCGCGGCCAAGTCGCCGGCGACCTTCGCCCTGGCCAGCCAGTTCTCGGTCAGGCCCGGCGACGTGGTGTTCGTCGGCCCGGCCGGCGTCACCCGCTGGAACCGCTTCGTCAACCAGCTGCTGCCGTTCTCCAACATCCTGAACAACTCGGCCAATACCCAGGACCTGCTGGAGCGCTGA
- a CDS encoding low molecular weight protein-tyrosine-phosphatase: MFKRVLMVCIGNICRSPTAEVLLRHRMQGKDVVVESAGLAALRGHPIDATALALLEEHGLDGTLHKARQIDREIIDAADLILTMERKHLDGVLALAPHARGKTFLLGKWLDDAGVPDPYRQSHSAFERAYQLINSGVSSWVPYL; the protein is encoded by the coding sequence GTGTTCAAACGGGTATTGATGGTCTGCATCGGCAACATCTGCCGAAGCCCAACCGCCGAAGTGCTGCTGCGGCATCGTATGCAAGGCAAGGACGTCGTCGTCGAATCGGCCGGGCTAGCGGCATTGCGCGGCCATCCGATCGACGCCACCGCCCTGGCGCTGCTCGAAGAGCACGGCCTGGACGGTACGTTGCACAAGGCGCGGCAGATCGATCGCGAGATCATCGACGCCGCCGACCTGATCCTTACGATGGAACGTAAGCACCTCGACGGCGTGCTGGCGCTTGCGCCGCACGCGCGGGGGAAAACGTTTCTGCTGGGCAAGTGGTTGGACGATGCCGGCGTGCCGGATCCTTACCGCCAGTCGCACAGCGCGTTCGAACGGGCCTACCAGCTGATCAACTCAGGGGTGAGTAGCTGGGTGCCCTACTTATGA
- a CDS encoding polysaccharide biosynthesis tyrosine autokinase has product MPTSSAALDVQRDGNEEIDLAALLGTLIDHKWLIAGVTAAGFALGTAYALLAPPVYQANAMIQVEPNTPTLPGLDAVSQVLTDSAPQAVTEIALLTSRTVLSKAVDDLRLDVQVEPRQFPLIGGVISRRFEPATPGAVAEPWFGLDGYGWGGEHLDVFKLSVPDALVGTEMELVADQAGAYRLYDEDGGLLLNGKVGEEASGRGVKLTVKALAANPGMRFEVIKLQSLAIITSLQRNLTAGEKAKDSGIIQLSYELPDPVKATETLDAITRQYTRQNVERNSAEAANRLVFVKEQLPNVRRELEKSEQALNAYQSQSHSVDISLETKSYLDQIVSLDTSISQLKMQQAEVSRRYTPAHPAYRALMAQLGELEGRKNEMSKRIEGLPETQQELLRLTRDVQVGTQTYTNLLNQAQQLDIARAGTVGNARIVDRAVVDVSQPVKPKRLMIVLIATFLGGALAMAWILLRQLLNRGIEDAKEIEQLGLPVYASIPMSSYQRDHESVDKNSRTPSKMSRARLLAVDAPGDLAIEAIRALRTGLHFARLEAKNNVLMICGASPNAGKTFVSTNLASVIAQGGQRVLLIDADLRRGTLHRVMGLNGQEGLSDLLTGRIDFNKAMHASSVEGLHFIARGQVPPNPSELLMHPNFPALLNTVSQRYDLVIVDTPPILAVTDAAIVGRHTGTNLLVARFGFNTAKDIAVAKQRFEQNGIELKGSILNAVERRHGAYHAYGYDYSPIEK; this is encoded by the coding sequence ATGCCGACCAGTTCCGCCGCCCTCGACGTTCAACGGGACGGCAACGAAGAAATCGACCTGGCCGCCCTGCTCGGTACGCTGATCGACCACAAGTGGCTGATCGCCGGCGTGACCGCGGCCGGTTTCGCTCTCGGCACCGCTTACGCCCTGCTCGCGCCGCCGGTGTACCAGGCCAACGCGATGATCCAGGTCGAGCCGAACACGCCGACCCTGCCGGGTCTGGACGCGGTGTCCCAGGTGCTGACCGATTCGGCGCCGCAGGCGGTGACCGAAATCGCCCTGCTGACCTCGCGCACCGTGCTCAGCAAGGCGGTCGACGACCTGCGCCTGGACGTGCAGGTCGAACCCAGGCAGTTCCCGCTGATCGGCGGGGTGATCTCGCGCCGCTTCGAGCCGGCGACGCCCGGCGCGGTGGCCGAGCCCTGGTTCGGCCTGGACGGCTACGGCTGGGGCGGCGAGCACCTGGACGTATTCAAGCTGTCGGTGCCCGACGCGCTGGTCGGCACCGAGATGGAGCTGGTCGCCGACCAGGCCGGCGCCTACCGTCTCTACGACGAGGACGGCGGCCTGCTGCTCAACGGCAAGGTCGGCGAGGAAGCCAGCGGCCGCGGAGTCAAGCTGACGGTCAAGGCGCTGGCGGCCAATCCGGGCATGCGCTTCGAAGTGATCAAGCTGCAATCGCTGGCGATCATCACCTCGCTGCAGCGCAACCTGACCGCGGGCGAAAAGGCCAAGGACTCCGGCATCATCCAGCTCAGCTACGAGCTGCCCGATCCGGTCAAGGCCACCGAGACCCTGGACGCGATCACCCGCCAGTACACCCGGCAGAACGTCGAGCGCAACTCGGCCGAAGCCGCCAACCGGCTGGTGTTCGTCAAGGAGCAGCTGCCCAACGTACGCCGCGAACTGGAAAAGTCCGAGCAGGCGCTCAACGCCTATCAGTCGCAGTCGCATTCGGTCGACATCAGCCTGGAAACCAAGTCCTACCTGGACCAGATCGTCTCGCTCGACACCAGCATCTCGCAGCTGAAGATGCAGCAGGCCGAAGTCAGCCGCCGCTACACCCCGGCGCACCCGGCCTACCGCGCGCTGATGGCGCAGCTGGGCGAGCTGGAAGGGCGCAAGAACGAGATGAGCAAGCGCATCGAAGGCTTGCCGGAAACCCAGCAGGAACTGTTGCGCCTGACCCGCGACGTGCAGGTCGGCACCCAGACCTACACCAACCTGCTCAACCAGGCCCAGCAGCTCGACATCGCCCGCGCCGGCACGGTCGGCAACGCGCGCATCGTCGACCGCGCCGTGGTCGACGTCAGCCAGCCGGTCAAGCCCAAGCGGTTGATGATCGTGCTGATCGCCACCTTCCTCGGCGGCGCCCTGGCGATGGCCTGGATCCTGCTGCGGCAGTTGCTCAATCGCGGCATCGAGGACGCCAAGGAGATCGAACAGCTCGGCCTGCCGGTGTACGCGTCGATCCCGATGAGCTCCTATCAACGCGATCACGAAAGCGTCGACAAGAACTCGCGCACGCCGTCGAAGATGAGCCGCGCGCGGCTGCTGGCGGTGGACGCCCCGGGCGACCTGGCGATCGAGGCGATCCGCGCCCTGCGCACCGGCCTGCACTTCGCCCGCCTGGAAGCCAAGAACAACGTCCTGATGATCTGCGGCGCCAGCCCGAACGCCGGCAAGACCTTCGTCTCGACCAACCTGGCCTCGGTGATCGCCCAAGGCGGACAGCGCGTACTGCTGATCGACGCCGACCTGCGTCGCGGCACCCTGCACCGGGTGATGGGACTGAACGGACAGGAGGGACTGTCGGACCTGCTGACCGGGCGCATCGACTTCAACAAGGCGATGCACGCCTCGTCCGTCGAGGGCCTGCACTTCATCGCCCGCGGCCAGGTTCCGCCGAACCCGTCCGAGCTGCTGATGCATCCGAACTTCCCAGCGCTGCTGAACACCGTGTCGCAGCGCTACGACCTGGTGATCGTCGACACGCCGCCGATCCTGGCGGTGACCGACGCGGCCATCGTCGGCCGCCACACCGGCACCAACCTGCTGGTCGCGCGCTTCGGCTTCAACACCGCCAAGGACATCGCGGTGGCCAAGCAGCGCTTCGAACAGAACGGCATCGAACTCAAAGGCTCGATCCTCAACGCGGTCGAACGCCGCCACGGCGCTTATCACGCTTACGGCTACGATTATTCTCCGATCGAAAAATGA